In one Pseudomonas fitomaticsae genomic region, the following are encoded:
- a CDS encoding LysR family transcriptional regulator: MSSILDLEIFVRTADSGSISAAARALELTPAAASIALKRLETRLGIRLFARSTRSMRLTEEGRRYLESVRLALATLAEGEQALKQQTEGLSGVLQLAAPSDFGRNVLLPWLDDFKREHPHIQLQLLLNDRHADLFRETVDVALRFGVPSDSTLVALPILPEHRRMACASPAYLERHGTPQNPAELSEHSALLYLRNGRPYNTWRFHREDETVEVEVSGDYLSDDGEVARRWALAGHGITYKAWLDVAEDVRAGRLLTLFDDWHGESVPFNLLCPHRVQVSERVKVLQAFLRERCEALRR; this comes from the coding sequence ATGAGCTCAATCCTCGATCTGGAAATCTTCGTGCGCACCGCCGACTCCGGCAGCATTTCCGCCGCCGCCCGGGCGTTGGAGCTGACGCCGGCCGCCGCCAGCATCGCATTGAAACGTCTGGAAACCCGCCTCGGCATCCGCCTGTTCGCCCGCTCGACCCGCAGCATGCGCCTGACCGAAGAAGGCCGGCGCTATCTGGAAAGCGTGCGTCTGGCGCTGGCCACCCTGGCCGAGGGCGAGCAGGCGCTGAAGCAGCAGACCGAAGGCCTGAGCGGCGTGCTGCAACTGGCGGCGCCGTCGGACTTCGGGCGCAACGTGTTGCTGCCGTGGCTGGACGATTTCAAGCGCGAGCACCCGCATATTCAATTGCAATTGCTGCTCAACGACCGGCATGCGGATCTGTTTCGCGAAACGGTGGATGTGGCGTTGCGCTTTGGCGTGCCAAGTGATTCGACATTGGTGGCGTTGCCGATTCTGCCTGAGCATCGGCGCATGGCCTGCGCCAGCCCCGCGTATCTGGAGCGCCACGGCACACCGCAAAATCCTGCCGAATTGAGTGAGCACAGCGCCCTGCTCTACCTGCGCAACGGCCGGCCTTACAACACCTGGCGTTTCCATCGAGAGGACGAAACGGTCGAGGTCGAAGTAAGCGGTGACTACCTCAGCGACGACGGCGAAGTCGCGCGCCGCTGGGCACTCGCCGGGCACGGCATCACCTACAAGGCCTGGCTCGACGTGGCCGAAGACGTGCGCGCCGGGCGGCTGCTGACGCTGTTCGATGACTGGCACGGCGAGAGCGTGCCGTTCAATCTGCTGTGTCCGCACCGGGTGCAGGTGTCGGAACGGGTCAAGGTGTTGCAGGCGTTTTTACGCGAGCGCTGCGAGGCATTGCGTCGATAA
- a CDS encoding aldo/keto reductase: MSYRTLGHSGLQVSTLTLGTMMFGEQTSAEDSLRIIDKAWDQGINFIDTADVYTNGRSEEIVGEAIARHRHEWVLATKVGFGPVDGVPNRSGLSRKHIFNGLEASLARLGTDYLDIYYLHREDHNTPLEVTISAIGDLIRQGKIRYWGLSNYRGWRIAEVIRVADKLGVDRPVISQPLYNIVNRQAETEQITAAQTYGLGVVPYSPLARGVLSGKYAPDVTPDANSRAGRQDKRILETEWRVESLRIAQQIQQYTQERGVGIVEFAIAWVLNNGAVTSAIVGPRTEEQWDAYTKAQAVKITAEDEAFIDSLVTPGHASTPGFNDVSHFVSGRKSRSA, from the coding sequence ATGAGCTATCGCACATTGGGTCACTCGGGGTTGCAGGTGTCCACCCTCACCCTCGGCACGATGATGTTCGGCGAGCAGACCAGCGCGGAAGATTCGCTGCGCATCATCGACAAGGCCTGGGATCAGGGCATCAACTTCATCGACACCGCGGACGTTTACACCAACGGCCGCTCGGAGGAGATTGTCGGCGAAGCCATCGCCCGTCATCGGCATGAATGGGTGCTGGCGACCAAGGTCGGTTTCGGCCCGGTGGATGGAGTTCCGAACCGCAGCGGTTTGAGCCGCAAGCACATCTTTAACGGTCTTGAGGCCAGCCTGGCCCGCCTCGGCACCGACTACCTCGACATCTATTACCTGCACCGCGAAGACCACAACACGCCGCTGGAAGTGACGATCTCGGCGATTGGCGATCTGATTCGCCAAGGCAAGATCCGTTATTGGGGCCTGTCGAACTATCGCGGCTGGCGGATTGCCGAGGTGATTCGCGTGGCGGACAAACTCGGCGTCGATCGCCCGGTGATCAGCCAGCCGCTTTACAACATCGTCAACCGTCAGGCCGAAACCGAGCAAATCACTGCCGCCCAGACCTACGGCCTCGGCGTGGTGCCTTACAGCCCGCTGGCCCGTGGCGTGCTCAGCGGCAAGTACGCGCCGGACGTGACGCCGGACGCCAACAGCCGAGCCGGGCGCCAGGACAAACGGATTCTGGAAACCGAATGGCGCGTGGAGTCGTTGCGCATTGCCCAGCAGATTCAGCAATACACCCAGGAGCGTGGGGTCGGGATTGTCGAGTTTGCGATTGCCTGGGTGCTGAACAACGGTGCGGTGACGTCGGCGATTGTCGGGCCGCGTACGGAAGAGCAATGGGATGCGTACACCAAGGCGCAGGCGGTGAAGATTACGGCGGAGGATGAGGCGTTTATCGACTCGCTGGTGACGCCGGGGCATGCGTCTACGCCGGGGTTTAATGATGTGAGCCATTTTGTGTCGGGCCGGAAATCGCGTTCGGCTTGA
- the rarD gene encoding EamA family transporter RarD, which produces MSKGIALSVTASTLFAVMYYYTSLLTPLSGVEIFGWRMLLTVPCMTVFMLLSGEWRRVLELLRRVPALPKLIGGLIVSSALLGVQLWLFMWAPLNGYSLDVSLGYFLLPLAMVLTGRIAYGESLSYLQKVAVFFASLGVLNELYQVGGFSWATLVVVVGYPLYFVLRKYLKTDNLGGLWVDMTLMLPVAYWFVRGGEQGFGVFDQHPALTWLIPLLGLISASALVVYIIASRLLPFSLFGLLSYVEPVLLLGVALLLGESIKPGEWLTYIPIWLAVVVLVFEGFKHLMRQRRP; this is translated from the coding sequence TTGTCTAAAGGCATTGCTCTATCGGTGACAGCATCGACGCTGTTTGCCGTCATGTATTACTACACCTCGCTGCTCACCCCATTGAGCGGCGTGGAAATCTTCGGTTGGCGGATGCTGCTGACCGTGCCCTGCATGACCGTGTTCATGTTGTTGTCCGGCGAATGGCGGCGGGTGCTGGAGCTGCTGCGCCGGGTCCCTGCGCTGCCGAAGTTGATCGGTGGCCTGATCGTTTCGTCTGCGTTGCTGGGCGTGCAGTTGTGGCTGTTCATGTGGGCGCCGCTCAATGGTTACAGCCTCGATGTGTCGCTGGGCTACTTTCTGTTGCCATTGGCGATGGTGCTGACCGGGCGTATCGCTTATGGCGAAAGCCTGTCGTACCTGCAAAAAGTCGCAGTGTTTTTTGCCAGCCTTGGTGTGTTGAACGAGCTGTATCAGGTCGGCGGGTTTTCCTGGGCGACGCTGGTGGTGGTGGTCGGTTACCCGTTGTATTTCGTGCTGCGCAAATACCTGAAGACCGACAACCTCGGCGGTTTGTGGGTCGACATGACTTTGATGCTGCCGGTGGCGTACTGGTTTGTGCGCGGTGGCGAACAGGGTTTCGGCGTATTCGATCAGCACCCGGCGCTCACGTGGCTGATTCCGCTGCTCGGCCTGATCAGTGCCTCGGCGCTGGTGGTCTACATCATCGCAAGCCGCTTGCTGCCGTTCAGCCTGTTCGGTTTGTTGAGTTACGTGGAACCGGTGTTGCTGCTGGGTGTGGCGCTGCTGCTCGGTGAAAGCATCAAGCCCGGTGAATGGCTGACCTACATCCCGATCTGGCTGGCGGTGGTGGTGTTGGTGTTTGAAGGGTTCAAGCATCTGATGCGCCAGCGCAGGCCTTAA
- the hppD gene encoding 4-hydroxyphenylpyruvate dioxygenase codes for MADLYENPMGLMGFEFIEFASPTLGTLEPIFEIMGFTKVATHRSKNVHLYRQGAINLILNNEPHSVASYFAAEHGPSVCGMAFRVKDSQKAYNRALELGAQPIHIETGPMELNLPAIKGIGGAPLYLIDRFGEGSSIYDIDFVFLEGVDRNPVGAGLKIIDHLTHNVYRGRMAYWANFYEKLFNFREIRYFDIKGEYTGLTSKAMTAPDGMIRIPLNEESSKGAGQIEEFLMQFNGEGIQHVAFLTDDLVKTWDQLKKIGMRFMTAPPDTYYEMLEGRLPNHGEPVDQLQSRGILLDGASDKEDKRLLLQIFSETLMGPVFFEFIQRKGDDGFGEGNFKALFESIERDQVRRGVLATE; via the coding sequence ATGGCAGATTTATACGAAAACCCAATGGGCCTGATGGGCTTCGAGTTCATCGAGTTCGCATCGCCGACGCTTGGCACCCTGGAGCCGATCTTCGAGATCATGGGCTTCACCAAGGTCGCGACCCACCGTTCCAAGAACGTGCACCTGTATCGCCAGGGCGCGATCAACCTGATCCTCAACAACGAACCCCACAGCGTGGCTTCCTACTTCGCGGCCGAACACGGCCCGTCGGTGTGCGGCATGGCGTTCCGGGTCAAGGATTCGCAGAAGGCCTACAACCGCGCACTGGAACTCGGCGCTCAGCCGATCCACATCGAAACCGGCCCGATGGAACTGAACCTGCCGGCGATCAAAGGCATTGGCGGCGCGCCGCTGTACCTGATCGACCGTTTCGGCGAAGGCAGCTCGATCTATGACATCGACTTCGTGTTCCTCGAAGGCGTTGACCGCAACCCGGTCGGTGCCGGCCTGAAGATCATCGACCACCTGACCCACAACGTGTATCGCGGTCGCATGGCCTACTGGGCGAACTTCTACGAGAAGCTGTTCAACTTCCGCGAAATCCGCTACTTCGACATCAAGGGCGAATACACCGGCCTGACCTCGAAAGCCATGACCGCGCCGGACGGCATGATCCGCATCCCGCTCAACGAAGAATCGTCGAAGGGTGCCGGGCAGATCGAAGAGTTCCTGATGCAGTTCAATGGTGAAGGCATCCAGCACGTGGCGTTCCTCACCGATGACCTGGTCAAGACCTGGGATCAGTTGAAGAAGATCGGCATGCGCTTCATGACCGCGCCGCCGGACACCTACTACGAAATGCTCGAAGGTCGCCTGCCGAACCACGGCGAGCCGGTGGATCAACTGCAATCGCGCGGCATCCTGCTCGACGGCGCATCGGATAAAGAAGACAAGCGTCTGCTGTTGCAGATCTTCTCGGAAACCCTGATGGGCCCGGTGTTCTTCGAATTCATCCAGCGCAAGGGCGATGATGGTTTCGGCGAGGGCAACTTCAAGGCATTGTTCGAATCGATCGAGCGTGACCAGGTGCGTCGTGGCGTACTCGCTACCGAGTAA
- a CDS encoding DMT family transporter translates to MSCHEPDRPATSDMPVYLNLALVTMIWGGTWVAGRFLAGSLSPVFAASLRFLLASVALVVCLRLARIRLARPTPRQWLQLTLLGFFGIFFYNLCFFYGLQYINASRASLIVALNPAVIGLASWLLFKERLSRLKVIGIAICIGGAGVVIVSRNPQLLSETPDAWIGDLLILGCVLSWGVYSLFSRSLNQSIGPVQTVTFSILLGTLMLWALALSRGEVDVAALAAIGPRQWLSLAYLGLLGSALAYIGYYDGIRKIGATRSGVFIALNPLTAVLAGAILLGEQLTLAMCLGGVLILAGIWLCNKPLAPAGKKRIL, encoded by the coding sequence ATGAGTTGTCATGAACCTGATCGTCCGGCCACCTCGGACATGCCCGTCTATTTGAACCTGGCTCTGGTCACGATGATCTGGGGTGGAACGTGGGTGGCCGGGCGTTTTTTGGCCGGCAGCCTGAGCCCGGTGTTTGCCGCCAGCCTGCGGTTTCTGCTGGCCAGTGTGGCGCTGGTCGTGTGTTTAAGGCTCGCTCGAATCCGGTTGGCGCGGCCCACGCCCCGGCAATGGCTGCAACTGACGTTGCTGGGGTTCTTCGGGATCTTCTTCTACAACCTGTGCTTCTTTTACGGGTTGCAATACATCAACGCTTCCCGAGCCTCGTTGATCGTGGCTCTGAACCCGGCGGTCATTGGTCTGGCGTCATGGCTGCTGTTCAAGGAGCGGCTGAGCCGGCTGAAGGTGATCGGCATCGCAATCTGCATCGGCGGGGCGGGTGTGGTCATCGTCAGTCGCAATCCGCAACTACTGAGCGAAACGCCGGACGCGTGGATTGGCGATCTGCTGATCCTCGGCTGCGTTTTGAGCTGGGGCGTCTATTCGCTGTTTTCCCGCAGCCTCAACCAGAGCATCGGCCCGGTGCAGACCGTGACCTTTTCAATTCTGCTGGGCACCCTGATGTTGTGGGCGCTGGCCCTGAGCCGAGGCGAAGTGGACGTTGCAGCGCTGGCCGCGATTGGCCCGCGCCAATGGCTGAGCCTGGCCTATCTGGGCCTGCTCGGCTCGGCGCTGGCCTACATCGGTTACTACGATGGCATCCGCAAGATCGGCGCCACGCGCTCCGGCGTGTTCATTGCGCTCAATCCGCTGACCGCCGTGCTGGCCGGTGCAATCCTGCTGGGCGAACAGCTGACGCTGGCCATGTGCCTGGGCGGCGTGCTGATTCTGGCGGGCATCTGGCTGTGCAACAAACCCCTTGCACCGGCCGGAAAAAAGCGGATTTTATAG
- a CDS encoding LysR family transcriptional regulator, whose translation MTLTQLEIFSLVAELRGFTLAAHRLGISQSAVSHALKSLEQELGVELLRRHQSQVELSDIGEQLLLRARAMLGLANTLRQEAADARGMKRGTLRIGSFGPTSSIKLLPRILQQYRQAHPGIEVHIDEGPDRQVIQWLEERRIDIGFVVLPEERFDTFALIEDQMVALLPLDHPLAAHETVTLKDLCNYPFVLTEAGSSELVSRLFNAARLSPNIRYRCSQLLSTLDTVGRGDAMTVVAEGSLPFDPDPRYVKRPLSPAVTRQVGLAVLDQRQASPATLAFIQLATRLDYR comes from the coding sequence ATGACCCTGACCCAACTCGAAATCTTCTCGCTGGTGGCCGAACTGCGCGGCTTCACCCTCGCCGCCCATCGTCTGGGAATTTCTCAGTCGGCGGTGTCCCACGCCTTGAAGTCGCTGGAACAGGAACTGGGCGTCGAACTGCTGCGCCGGCACCAATCGCAAGTGGAACTGAGCGACATAGGCGAGCAACTGCTGCTGCGCGCGCGGGCGATGCTCGGGCTGGCCAACACCTTGCGCCAGGAGGCGGCGGATGCGCGCGGCATGAAACGCGGAACCTTGCGCATCGGCTCGTTCGGGCCGACGTCCTCGATCAAGTTGTTGCCCAGGATTTTGCAGCAGTATCGCCAGGCGCATCCGGGGATCGAAGTGCACATCGATGAAGGCCCGGATCGGCAGGTCATTCAGTGGCTGGAGGAGCGGCGGATCGATATCGGTTTTGTGGTGCTGCCCGAGGAGCGCTTCGACACGTTTGCCTTGATCGAAGATCAGATGGTCGCCCTGCTTCCGCTCGATCACCCATTGGCGGCGCACGAAACAGTGACGTTAAAAGACTTGTGCAACTATCCGTTCGTGCTGACCGAGGCCGGCTCGTCGGAGCTGGTTTCGCGCCTGTTCAACGCTGCCCGGTTGAGCCCGAACATCCGTTATCGCTGCTCGCAGCTGCTCAGCACGCTCGACACCGTGGGCCGGGGCGATGCGATGACCGTGGTGGCCGAAGGTTCGTTACCTTTCGATCCCGACCCGCGCTACGTCAAGCGACCGCTGTCCCCCGCAGTCACCCGGCAGGTCGGTCTGGCAGTGCTGGATCAGCGCCAGGCGTCGCCCGCTACGCTGGCGTTCATTCAGCTGGCAACACGGCTGGATTATCGTTGA
- a CDS encoding EAL domain-containing protein yields the protein MPLTVRPRRKRSTRIIVTLLCGLLPIVLGSVILYMQAGRALQQSSQHTADEALRQFELMLDNTALAARELLPLAGQTCETVKLALREQVTRRPFVRSTNLVWDDNLYCSSLFGDFKEAVNPGDYAQGKLWLMNGNPVTPDTALLVYRLSEGRGGALTTLDGYHLSNILRLIGRHTLLLLQVGNNWLSADGKVHQGALPALPVAQSTLHSSHYAFSVSAAFPAGETWRYMKDEYPPLFSLLMFFGAVSGAIGYILQRRSTSPSHEMLRALEAGEFIPYFQPVVHGDSKRWSGAEVLMRWNHPKEGLVRPDLFIPFAEHSKLIVPMTRALMQQTAVVLGPLSSSFTAPFHIGINITASHCRDLELVEDCREFLSAFQPGSISLVLELTERELIEPSDITHQLFAQLRAMGVKIAIDDFGTGHSSLGYLRTFNVDFLKIDQTFVAMIDTDALSRHILDSIIELSTKLDLGVVAEGVETQAQCDYLAAHHVNFLQGYLFGKPMPAADFIEALTHH from the coding sequence ATGCCACTGACCGTCAGGCCCCGCCGCAAGCGCAGCACCCGAATTATCGTGACATTGCTGTGTGGCCTGCTGCCGATCGTACTCGGCAGTGTGATTCTTTATATGCAGGCCGGACGCGCCCTTCAGCAGAGTTCACAACACACCGCCGATGAAGCCCTGCGGCAGTTCGAACTGATGCTCGACAACACCGCCCTGGCCGCCCGGGAGCTGCTGCCGCTGGCCGGCCAGACCTGCGAGACCGTCAAACTGGCCTTGCGCGAACAAGTCACCCGCCGCCCGTTCGTGCGCTCGACCAATCTGGTGTGGGACGACAATCTCTATTGCAGTTCGCTGTTCGGCGACTTCAAGGAAGCCGTGAATCCGGGCGACTATGCCCAGGGCAAGTTGTGGCTCATGAATGGCAACCCGGTCACACCTGACACCGCGCTGCTGGTCTATCGCCTGAGCGAGGGTCGCGGCGGCGCACTGACCACGCTGGACGGCTATCACCTGAGCAACATCCTGCGCCTGATCGGTCGGCACACATTGTTGTTGCTGCAAGTCGGCAACAACTGGCTCTCCGCCGACGGCAAAGTGCATCAAGGCGCCCTGCCTGCGTTGCCGGTGGCACAAAGTACCTTGCATTCGTCGCACTATGCGTTCTCGGTCAGCGCCGCGTTTCCGGCAGGCGAAACATGGCGCTACATGAAAGACGAGTACCCGCCGCTATTCAGCCTGCTGATGTTCTTCGGTGCGGTATCGGGAGCGATCGGCTACATCTTGCAGAGGCGCTCCACCTCGCCCAGCCATGAAATGCTGCGAGCGCTGGAGGCGGGAGAATTCATTCCGTACTTTCAACCGGTGGTGCACGGCGACAGCAAACGCTGGTCGGGCGCGGAAGTGCTGATGCGCTGGAACCATCCCAAGGAGGGGCTGGTGCGTCCGGACCTGTTCATTCCCTTCGCCGAACACTCCAAGTTGATCGTGCCGATGACCCGCGCTCTGATGCAGCAAACCGCTGTCGTGCTGGGGCCGCTGTCATCGAGCTTTACCGCACCGTTCCACATTGGTATCAACATCACCGCCAGCCACTGCCGCGATCTGGAGCTGGTTGAGGATTGCCGTGAATTTTTGTCAGCGTTCCAGCCCGGCAGCATCAGCCTGGTTCTGGAGCTGACCGAACGCGAGCTGATCGAGCCGTCCGACATCACCCATCAACTGTTCGCACAATTGCGTGCAATGGGCGTGAAGATCGCGATTGACGACTTTGGTACCGGTCATTCAAGCCTCGGCTACTTGAGGACCTTCAATGTCGACTTCCTCAAGATCGACCAGACATTCGTGGCCATGATCGATACAGACGCCCTGTCCCGGCACATTCTGGACAGCATCATCGAGCTTTCCACCAAACTGGATCTGGGCGTTGTGGCTGAAGGTGTAGAGACGCAAGCCCAATGCGATTACCTGGCCGCTCATCATGTCAACTTTCTGCAGGGCTACCTTTTCGGCAAACCGATGCCGGCTGCAGACTTCATCGAAGCATTAACTCATCATTAA
- a CDS encoding histone-like nucleoid-structuring protein, MvaT/MvaU family — protein MSRLAEFRAAEKALQEQLKQLESLKNDAGLKKEIEFEEKLQGLMKTYGKGLKDIIAILDPNPAKSGLQSTAAPKTRRARVVKVYQNPHTGELIETKGGNHRGLKAWKEQYGAATVDSWLRG, from the coding sequence TTGTCCAGACTCGCTGAATTTCGTGCAGCTGAAAAGGCCCTTCAGGAACAGCTCAAGCAGCTGGAATCGCTGAAGAACGATGCCGGGCTCAAGAAAGAAATCGAATTCGAAGAAAAGCTCCAGGGGCTGATGAAAACCTACGGCAAAGGCCTGAAAGACATCATCGCCATTCTCGATCCGAACCCGGCGAAATCCGGTCTGCAATCGACCGCCGCACCTAAAACCCGCCGCGCTCGCGTGGTCAAGGTCTATCAGAACCCGCACACCGGCGAGCTGATCGAGACCAAGGGTGGCAACCATCGCGGCCTGAAGGCCTGGAAGGAACAATACGGTGCAGCTACCGTTGATTCCTGGTTGCGTGGTTAA
- a CDS encoding DUF4946 domain-containing protein: MIRPFKSLFVFLGFSLLALPAFAEAPSITWPAGWEVEALPETSPEVSRQRAVKTDADGNQVMVMELTMTRVESGHQVNLQGVLLEMRKSVQKDFFQSGYQSVCNKVHASTLGSLTALETTCTVTENGRHVLSQTLVAAVEADKAYVLSYAGQAEVYKASGDDIVAARNSLKF, encoded by the coding sequence ATGATCCGACCGTTCAAATCGCTGTTCGTTTTCCTGGGTTTTTCCCTGCTTGCTCTGCCGGCCTTTGCCGAGGCGCCGAGCATCACCTGGCCGGCCGGCTGGGAAGTCGAGGCGCTGCCTGAAACCTCCCCGGAAGTCTCCCGTCAGCGGGCAGTGAAGACTGACGCCGATGGCAATCAGGTGATGGTGATGGAGTTGACGATGACCCGTGTGGAAAGTGGCCATCAGGTCAACTTGCAGGGCGTGTTGCTGGAGATGCGCAAGTCGGTGCAGAAAGACTTTTTCCAGAGCGGTTATCAGAGTGTCTGCAACAAGGTTCACGCGAGTACGCTGGGCTCGCTGACCGCGCTTGAAACCACTTGTACGGTGACTGAAAACGGCCGTCATGTATTGTCGCAAACATTGGTTGCAGCGGTCGAGGCGGATAAGGCTTACGTACTTTCGTACGCCGGGCAGGCGGAGGTTTATAAGGCGAGCGGCGACGACATAGTCGCTGCGCGAAACAGCTTGAAATTCTAG
- the gloA gene encoding lactoylglutathione lyase, whose translation MSLQELNTFPGVTATPDSATSHFVFNHTMLRVKEITKSLDFYTRVLGFSLVEKRDFPEAEFSLYFLALVDKSQIPADAAARTEWMKSIPGILELTHNHGTENDAAFAYHNGNTDPRGFGHICISVPDIVAACARFEELGCDFQKRLTDGRMKSLAFIKDPDGYWVEIIQPAPL comes from the coding sequence ATGAGCCTGCAAGAACTGAACACCTTCCCTGGCGTCACCGCCACCCCGGACAGCGCAACCAGCCACTTCGTGTTCAACCACACCATGCTGCGCGTCAAAGAGATCACCAAATCGCTGGATTTCTACACCCGCGTACTGGGTTTCTCGCTGGTAGAGAAGCGTGATTTCCCGGAAGCGGAATTCAGCCTGTACTTCCTCGCCCTGGTCGACAAATCGCAGATCCCGGCCGACGCCGCTGCCCGCACCGAGTGGATGAAGTCGATTCCCGGCATTCTGGAACTGACCCACAACCACGGCACCGAAAACGATGCGGCTTTCGCCTACCACAACGGCAACACCGACCCACGCGGTTTCGGCCACATCTGCATCTCTGTACCGGACATCGTTGCGGCTTGCGCACGCTTTGAAGAACTGGGCTGCGATTTCCAGAAGCGCCTGACCGATGGCCGCATGAAGAGCCTGGCGTTCATCAAGGACCCGGATGGCTACTGGGTCGAGATCATCCAGCCGGCGCCGCTGTAA
- the ahpF gene encoding alkyl hydroperoxide reductase subunit F, translating to MLDVNLKAQLKSYLERVTQPIEIVASLDDGAKSREMLDLLKDVASLSHQITLIDSGDDARKPSFSINRPGADISLRFAGIPMGHEFTSLVLALLQVGGHPSKASVEVIEQIRSLKGEFNFETYFSLSCQNCPDVVQALNLMAVLNPNIRHVAIDGALFQDEVNDRKIMAVPSIYLNGENFGQGRMGLEEILAKLDTGAIERQAEKISAKQSFDVLVVGGGPAGASAAIYAARKGIRTGVAAERFGGQVLDTMAIENFISVQETEGPKLATALEEHVKQYDVDIMNLQRADKLIPGKNGELHEVRFSSGATLKAKSVILATGARWREMNVPGEQEYRNKGVAYCPHCDGPLFKGKRVAVIGGGNSGVEAAIDLAGIVSHVTLLEFDVQLRADAVLQRKLHSLPNVTVITSALTTEVTGDGQKVNGLRYKDRNSDELRTVELEGIFVQIGLLPNTDWLKGTIELSPRGEIIVDNRGETSIPGIFAAGDVTTVPYKQIVIAVGEGAKASLSAFDHLIRTSAPA from the coding sequence ATGTTGGACGTCAATCTTAAAGCCCAGTTGAAATCGTACCTGGAACGGGTCACCCAGCCGATCGAGATCGTTGCTTCACTCGACGACGGTGCGAAATCCCGTGAAATGCTCGACCTGCTGAAAGACGTTGCCAGTCTTTCGCACCAGATTACCTTGATCGACAGCGGTGACGATGCACGCAAGCCTTCGTTCTCGATCAACCGCCCGGGTGCCGACATCAGCCTACGTTTCGCCGGCATCCCGATGGGCCATGAATTCACTTCGCTGGTGCTGGCCCTGCTGCAAGTCGGTGGCCACCCTTCGAAGGCCAGTGTCGAAGTGATCGAACAGATCCGCTCGCTCAAGGGCGAGTTCAACTTCGAGACTTACTTCTCGCTGTCCTGCCAGAACTGCCCGGACGTCGTTCAGGCGCTGAACCTGATGGCCGTGCTGAACCCGAACATCCGCCACGTCGCCATCGACGGCGCGCTGTTCCAGGACGAAGTCAACGATCGCAAGATCATGGCCGTGCCGAGCATCTACTTGAACGGCGAAAACTTCGGTCAGGGTCGCATGGGCCTGGAAGAAATCCTCGCCAAACTCGACACCGGCGCCATCGAACGTCAGGCCGAGAAAATCAGCGCCAAGCAATCTTTTGATGTGTTGGTGGTCGGCGGTGGCCCGGCCGGTGCGTCGGCAGCGATCTACGCGGCACGTAAAGGCATTCGCACCGGTGTTGCAGCCGAGCGCTTCGGCGGTCAGGTGCTGGACACCATGGCTATCGAGAACTTCATTTCCGTGCAGGAAACCGAAGGCCCGAAACTGGCGACCGCGCTGGAAGAACACGTCAAGCAGTACGACGTCGACATCATGAACTTGCAGCGCGCCGACAAGCTGATCCCGGGCAAGAACGGCGAGCTGCATGAAGTTCGCTTCTCCAGCGGCGCGACCCTCAAGGCCAAAAGCGTGATTCTGGCGACCGGTGCCCGGTGGCGTGAAATGAACGTGCCGGGTGAGCAGGAATACCGCAACAAAGGCGTGGCTTACTGCCCGCACTGCGACGGCCCGCTGTTCAAAGGCAAGCGTGTAGCGGTGATTGGCGGCGGCAACTCCGGCGTCGAAGCGGCCATCGACCTGGCCGGTATCGTCTCCCACGTGACCCTGCTGGAGTTCGACGTTCAACTGCGCGCCGACGCCGTATTGCAACGCAAGCTGCACAGCCTGCCGAACGTCACCGTGATCACCAGTGCGCTGACCACTGAGGTCACCGGCGACGGGCAGAAGGTCAACGGCCTGCGTTACAAGGATCGCAACAGTGACGAGCTGCGCACGGTCGAGCTGGAAGGGATCTTCGTGCAGATCGGTCTGCTGCCCAACACCGATTGGCTCAAAGGCACCATCGAGCTGTCGCCGCGTGGCGAGATCATCGTCGACAACCGCGGTGAGACCTCGATCCCCGGCATCTTCGCCGCCGGTGACGTGACCACCGTGCCGTACAAGCAGATCGTGATTGCGGTGGGCGAGGGCGCCAAGGCTTCCCTCAGCGCTTTCGATCACCTGATCCGCACTTCGGCTCCGGCGTAA